One window of the Perca flavescens isolate YP-PL-M2 chromosome 5, PFLA_1.0, whole genome shotgun sequence genome contains the following:
- the ikbkb gene encoding inhibitor of nuclear factor kappa-B kinase subunit beta: MNRVPLQQQQSCGSWELKERLGTGGFGNVTRWQNKDTEEQIAIKQCRQELSERNKERWCLEIQIMKRLDHVNVVAAREVPEGMQKTMTTNDLPLLAMEYCQGGDLRKYLNLLDNCCGIREGSVLILLSDISSALTYLHKKRIIHRDLKPENIVLQQGEKRLIHKIIDLGYAKELDQSSLCTSFVGTLQYLAPELIERQKYTVTVDYWSFGTLVFECITGFRPFLPTWQPVPWHNKLRLKQDDDIVVYEDLSGEIHFSKHLPQPNNLNSLLLERLERWLQLMLKWSPQERGKDRDATPTDCFSQLELILQLKLVHVLNMISAKILTYSVSDEETVADLQLRIEKDTNIPAANQELLLEAGLALESHGLAKQCAIDYKEIDGRRTDLPLVFLFDRSSCSYEPQFSPRTLPENIRFVQTDPKRLLTYSPLRRTCGQAWHTIRSLKEDWQRLQQGQKAAIMSLLRHNSSLSKQKNEMVSMHQRLMAKLDFFTTSLHIDMDKYQEQTVTGIASEKLLGVWREMEQTAVSCGQAKVSELEEEMMQLQPDIVDVQRQPWRSGEALDTLEGKAMELFRKLREKPRDQRCPGDSQEVVRLVVQAVQFYEKKLRDFYTHLSKTAVCRQRVMELLPKVEGVVQKMAESEQVLMSLQEKRQRELWNLLKVACSKVRSPVSGSPDGLRTPSSVPPLLTPRHSLQQFDESLVEESRTFESRLQSLLHDTIQESESSMEVLREWTWLQGGQNFSSDLS, from the exons ATGAATCGTGTccccctgcagcagcagcagagctgtGGGTCTTGGGAGCTGAAGGAGCGGCTGGGCACTGGAGGCTTTGGGAATGTCACACGATGGCAAAACAAG gacaCAGAGGAACAGATCGCTATAAAGCAGTGCCGTCAGGAGCTGAGcgagagaaataaagagagatgGTGTCTGGAGATCCAGATCATGAAAAG GTTGGATCATGTTAACGTTGTCGCAGCCAGAGAGGTTCCTGAGGGAATGCAGAAAACAATGACCACCAATGACCTGCCACTGCTGGCAATGGAGTACTGTCAGGGAGGAGATCTGAGAAAG TATCTAAACCTCTTGGATAACTGCTGTGGAATAAGGGAGGGCTCGGTTTTGATTCTGTTAAGTGACATTT CATCAGCTCTAACCTACCTCCATAAGAAGAGGATCATCCACAGAGATCTGAAACCAGAAAACATTGTGCTGCAGCAGGGAGAGAAGAGA TTGATCCACAAGATTATAGATCTCGGTTATGCTAAAGAGCTGGACCAGAGCAGCCTTTGCACCTCATTTGTGGGAACACTACAGTACTTG GCTCCAGAGCTCATTGAGAGACAGAAGTACACGGTCACTGTGGACTACTGGAGCTTCGGGACTTTGGTGTTTGAGTGTATCACAGGATTTCGCCCTTTCTTaccaacctggcaacctgttcCTTG GCACAACAAACTGAGGCTGAAGCAGGACGATGATATTGTCGTCTATGAGGACCTCTCGGGGGAAATCCACTTCTCTAAACATCTCCCTCAGCCTAACAACCTCAACAG TCTGTTATTAGAGAGACTGGAGAGGTGGCTGCAGCTGATGTTAAAGTGGTCTCCTCAGGAGAGAGGCAAAGACCGCGATGCTACACCCACGGACTGCTTCTCCCAGCTGGAGCTCATACTGCAGCTCAAG CTGGTTCATGTCCTGAACATGATTTCTGCTAAAATCCTGACGTACTCTGTCTCCGACGAAGAGACTGTGGCCGACCTGCAGCTGAGGATAGAGAAAGACACTAACatccctgcagccaatcaggagctgctgctggaggCGGGGCTGGCCTTGGAGTCTCATGGACTGGCCAAGCAGTGCGCCATAGATTATAAA GAGATAGATGGGCGACGGACAGACTTGCCTCTGGTCTTCCTTTTTGATCGTTCCTCATGCAGTTATGAACCTCAGTTTTCTCCTCGCACCCTTCCAGAAAACATCCGCTTCGTCC AAACCGACCCTAAACGCCTTCTGACTTACAGCCCTCTGCGGAGGACCTGCGGCCAGGCGTGGCACACCATCCGCTCCCTGAAGGAAGACTGGCAAAGACTGCAGCAAGGGCAGAAAGCTGCCAT CATGAGCCTGCTGAGACACAACTCTTCATTGTCCAAACAGAAGAATGAGATGGTGTCCATGCACCAGAGACTCATGGCCAAGCTGGACTTCTTTACCACGAGCCTCCACATAGATATGGACAAATACCAGGAGCAGACCGTCACCGGGATCG CGTCAGAGAAACTCCTGGGCGTGTGGAGGGAGATGGAGCAGACTGCTGTCAGCTGTGGTCAG GCCAAGGTGAGTGAACTGGAGGAGGAGATGATGCAGCTGCAGCCAGACATAGTGGATGTGCAGAGACAGCCGTGGAGGAGTGGAGAGGCCCTGGACACACT TGAAGGAAAGGCCATGGAGCTGTTCCGCAAACTCAGAGAGAAACCCAGAG ACCAGAGGTGCCCAGGGGACAGCCAGGAGGTGGTGCGCCTGGTGGTTCAGGCTGTGCAGTTCTACGAGAAGAAGCTCAGAGACTTCTACACACACCTCAG TAAAACAGCAGTGTGTCGTCAGCGTGTGATGGAGCTGCTGCCGAAGGTGGAGGGTGTGGTCCAGAAGATGGCTGAGAGCGAACAGGTCCTGATGAGTCTGCAGGAGAAACGACAGAGGGAGCTGTGGAACTTGCTCAAAGTCGCCTGT AGTAAAGTTCGCAGCCCGGTGAGTGGGAGTCCTGATGGATTACGAACTCCCTCTTCAGTGCCGCCTCTACTGACCCCCAGACACAGCTTACAGCAGTT TGACGAGTCTCTTGTGGAGGAGAGCAGGACGTTTGAGAGTAGACTCCAGAGTTTGCTGCATGACACCATCCAGGAATCAGAGAGCAGTATGGAG GTGTTGAGGGAGTGGACGTGGCTGCAGGGAGGCCAGAATTTCTCCAGTGACCTCTCCTAA
- the vdac3 gene encoding voltage-dependent anion-selective channel protein 3 isoform X3, with product MAVPPSYSDLGKSAKDIFNKGFGYGILKLDVKTKSQSGVMEFATSGSNNTDTGKSGGHLETKYKLNELGLNFNQKWNTDNTLTTEITMEDQLAKGLKLGLDASFVPNTGKKSAKLKSGYKCDFVNVGCDLDFDMSGPTLHGAAVLGYEGWLAGYQLAFDTAKSKLTQNNFALGYKAGDFQLHTNVNDGTEFGGSIYQKVNSNLETAVHLAWTAGSNNTSFGIGAKYQLDKDASLSTKVNNACLVGVGYTQTLRPGVKLTLSGLIDGKNMNGGGHKVGLGFELEA from the exons ATGGCCGTCCCTCCTTCATACTCAGACTTGGGGAAATCTGCCAAAGACATATTCAACAAGGGCTTTG gatATGGAATTCTAAAGCTGGATGTTAAGACCAAGTCCCAGAGTGGTGTT ATg GAGTTTGCCACCTCCGGCTCCAACAACACTGACACAGGAAAGTCAGGAGGCCACCTGGAGACCAAGTACAAACTGAATGAGCTGGGCCTCAACTTCAACCAGAAATGGAACACAGACAACACTCTCACCACAGAAATCACCATGGAGGACCAG CTGGCTAAAGGCCTGAAGCTCGGTTTGGATGCGTCATTTGTGCCCAACACTGG CAAGAAGAGCGCCAAACTGAAGTCCGGCTACAAATGTGACTTTGTAAATGTTGGCTGTGACCTGGACTTCGACATGTCCGGTCCCACTCTCCACGGAGCTGCTGTGCTGGGCTACGAGGGCTGGCTGGCGGGCTACCAGTTGGCTTTTGACACAGCCAAATCTAAACTGACCCAGAACAACTTCGCCCTTGGATACAAGGCCGGTGACTTCCAGCTTCACACCAACGT AAATGACGGCACAGAGTTCGGTGGCTCCATTTACCAAAAGGTGAACAGCAACTTAGAGACGGCGGTCCACCTGGCCTGGACAGCTGGCAGCAACAACACAAGCTTTGGAATTGGAGCCAAATACCAGCTGGATAAGGATGCCTCCCTGTCT ACCAAAGTTAACAACGCCTGCCTTGTTGGAGTCGGATACACGCAAACCCTCAGGCCAG GAGTGAAGCTCACCCTCTCAGGGCTGATTGACGGGAAGAACATGAACGGCGGCGGACACAAAGTCGGCTTGGGTTTCGAGCTGGAAGCGTAA
- the vdac3 gene encoding voltage-dependent anion-selective channel protein 3 isoform X2, producing MAEKGVGCEVQQDKTGKGEKADNKGHCVTCQHHAPKGHGTMAVPPSYSDLGKSAKDIFNKGFGYGILKLDVKTKSQSGVEFATSGSNNTDTGKSGGHLETKYKLNELGLNFNQKWNTDNTLTTEITMEDQLAKGLKLGLDASFVPNTGKKSAKLKSGYKCDFVNVGCDLDFDMSGPTLHGAAVLGYEGWLAGYQLAFDTAKSKLTQNNFALGYKAGDFQLHTNVNDGTEFGGSIYQKVNSNLETAVHLAWTAGSNNTSFGIGAKYQLDKDASLSTKVNNACLVGVGYTQTLRPGVKLTLSGLIDGKNMNGGGHKVGLGFELEA from the exons ATGGCAGAGAAAGGAGTGGGGTGTGAGGTGCAGCAGGACAAGACAGGAAAAGGTGAAAAGGCAGACAACAAAGGCCACTGTGTGACATGTCAGCACCACGCACCTAAGGGACATG GCACAATGGCCGTCCCTCCTTCATACTCAGACTTGGGGAAATCTGCCAAAGACATATTCAACAAGGGCTTTG gatATGGAATTCTAAAGCTGGATGTTAAGACCAAGTCCCAGAGTGGTGTT GAGTTTGCCACCTCCGGCTCCAACAACACTGACACAGGAAAGTCAGGAGGCCACCTGGAGACCAAGTACAAACTGAATGAGCTGGGCCTCAACTTCAACCAGAAATGGAACACAGACAACACTCTCACCACAGAAATCACCATGGAGGACCAG CTGGCTAAAGGCCTGAAGCTCGGTTTGGATGCGTCATTTGTGCCCAACACTGG CAAGAAGAGCGCCAAACTGAAGTCCGGCTACAAATGTGACTTTGTAAATGTTGGCTGTGACCTGGACTTCGACATGTCCGGTCCCACTCTCCACGGAGCTGCTGTGCTGGGCTACGAGGGCTGGCTGGCGGGCTACCAGTTGGCTTTTGACACAGCCAAATCTAAACTGACCCAGAACAACTTCGCCCTTGGATACAAGGCCGGTGACTTCCAGCTTCACACCAACGT AAATGACGGCACAGAGTTCGGTGGCTCCATTTACCAAAAGGTGAACAGCAACTTAGAGACGGCGGTCCACCTGGCCTGGACAGCTGGCAGCAACAACACAAGCTTTGGAATTGGAGCCAAATACCAGCTGGATAAGGATGCCTCCCTGTCT ACCAAAGTTAACAACGCCTGCCTTGTTGGAGTCGGATACACGCAAACCCTCAGGCCAG GAGTGAAGCTCACCCTCTCAGGGCTGATTGACGGGAAGAACATGAACGGCGGCGGACACAAAGTCGGCTTGGGTTTCGAGCTGGAAGCGTAA
- the vdac3 gene encoding voltage-dependent anion-selective channel protein 3 isoform X1, with protein MAEKGVGCEVQQDKTGKGEKADNKGHCVTCQHHAPKGHGTMAVPPSYSDLGKSAKDIFNKGFGYGILKLDVKTKSQSGVMEFATSGSNNTDTGKSGGHLETKYKLNELGLNFNQKWNTDNTLTTEITMEDQLAKGLKLGLDASFVPNTGKKSAKLKSGYKCDFVNVGCDLDFDMSGPTLHGAAVLGYEGWLAGYQLAFDTAKSKLTQNNFALGYKAGDFQLHTNVNDGTEFGGSIYQKVNSNLETAVHLAWTAGSNNTSFGIGAKYQLDKDASLSTKVNNACLVGVGYTQTLRPGVKLTLSGLIDGKNMNGGGHKVGLGFELEA; from the exons ATGGCAGAGAAAGGAGTGGGGTGTGAGGTGCAGCAGGACAAGACAGGAAAAGGTGAAAAGGCAGACAACAAAGGCCACTGTGTGACATGTCAGCACCACGCACCTAAGGGACATG GCACAATGGCCGTCCCTCCTTCATACTCAGACTTGGGGAAATCTGCCAAAGACATATTCAACAAGGGCTTTG gatATGGAATTCTAAAGCTGGATGTTAAGACCAAGTCCCAGAGTGGTGTT ATg GAGTTTGCCACCTCCGGCTCCAACAACACTGACACAGGAAAGTCAGGAGGCCACCTGGAGACCAAGTACAAACTGAATGAGCTGGGCCTCAACTTCAACCAGAAATGGAACACAGACAACACTCTCACCACAGAAATCACCATGGAGGACCAG CTGGCTAAAGGCCTGAAGCTCGGTTTGGATGCGTCATTTGTGCCCAACACTGG CAAGAAGAGCGCCAAACTGAAGTCCGGCTACAAATGTGACTTTGTAAATGTTGGCTGTGACCTGGACTTCGACATGTCCGGTCCCACTCTCCACGGAGCTGCTGTGCTGGGCTACGAGGGCTGGCTGGCGGGCTACCAGTTGGCTTTTGACACAGCCAAATCTAAACTGACCCAGAACAACTTCGCCCTTGGATACAAGGCCGGTGACTTCCAGCTTCACACCAACGT AAATGACGGCACAGAGTTCGGTGGCTCCATTTACCAAAAGGTGAACAGCAACTTAGAGACGGCGGTCCACCTGGCCTGGACAGCTGGCAGCAACAACACAAGCTTTGGAATTGGAGCCAAATACCAGCTGGATAAGGATGCCTCCCTGTCT ACCAAAGTTAACAACGCCTGCCTTGTTGGAGTCGGATACACGCAAACCCTCAGGCCAG GAGTGAAGCTCACCCTCTCAGGGCTGATTGACGGGAAGAACATGAACGGCGGCGGACACAAAGTCGGCTTGGGTTTCGAGCTGGAAGCGTAA